Below is a window of Streptomyces sp. WMMB303 DNA.
AGGAGCAGCAGTTCCTCGTCCGGCTGGTCGGCGGCGAACTGCGGCAGGGTGCGCTGGACGCGTTCGCGGTGGAGGGGCTGGCCGCGGCCGCGGGCGCCGATCCGGGAGCGGTGCGGCGCGCGGTGATGCTCGGCGGCTCGCTCGGCGCGGTCGCCCGGGCGCTGCTGACCGAGGGCCCGGAGGCGCTGACCCGGTTCACGCTGGAGGTCGGCAGGCCGGTGCTGCCGATGCTGGCGCAGTCCGCGAAGGACGTCGAGGAGGCGCTGGGCCGGCTCGGGCCGTGCGCGGTCGAGGAGAAGCTGGACGGCATCCGGGTGCAGGTGCACAAGGACGGCGGCGTCGTCCGCGTCTACACCCGGACGCTGGAGGAGATCACCGACCGGCTGCCGGAGGCCGCCGAGGCGGCACGCAGGATCGACGCCGCGCAGGCGGTCCTCGACGGCGAGGTGATCGCCCTGCGCCCGGACGGTTGGCCGCACCCCTTCCAGGACGTGTCCGGGCGGGTCGCCTCCCGGCTGGACGTCCCCGGGGCCAGCAGTGAACTGCCGCTGCACCCGGTCTTCTTCGACGTGCTGCTCCTGGACGGCCGGGACCTGCTCGACCAGCCGGCCATACAGCGGCACGCGGCACTGGCCCGGGTGCTGCCGGAGGAGCTGCGGGTGCGACGGCTGCCGGTGCCCGATCCGGCCTCGCCGCAATCGCGTGCCGCCGCGCGCGGATTCGCCGAGGAGGTGCTGGCACGGGGGCACGAGGGAGTGGTCGTCAAGGCGCTCGATGCGGGGTACTCCGCCGGGCGGCGCGGGGCCTCCTGGCTGAAGGTGAAGCCGGTGCACACCCTCGATCTGGTGGTGCTCGGTGCCGAGTGGGGGCACGGGCGGCGCACCGGCCTGCTGTCGAATCTGCATCTGGGGGCGCGTCGTCCGGACGGCGGCTTCGCGATGCTCGGCAAGACCTTCAAGGGCCTGACCGACACACTGCTGGCCTGGCAGACCGGGCGGCTGCGGGAGCTGGCCGTCCGGGAGGAGTCCTGGGGGGTACTGGTGGCGCCCGAACTGGTGGTCGAGATCGCCTTCGACGGTGTGCAGCGCTCGACCCGCTATCCGGAGGGCGTCACGCTGCGGTTCGCCCGGGTGGTGGGCTACCGGGAGGACAAACGCCCGGAGGAGGCCGACACGGTCGGGGCGGTCACGGCGCTGCTGCGCTGAGCGGTCCTTCCCCACCGAGCGGACACGGACCCCGGCACCGGCACCGGCACCGGCACCGGCACCGGGTCACAACTCCGCACGGACGCGTGCGGCCACGCGCCGGGCCTCGGACTCGTCGGGGTAGCTGCCGCGCGGCCAGAAGAACCCGCGCAACCCGTCCTTGCGCCTGCGCGGCACGACGTGCATGTGCAGGTGCGGCACCGACTGGCTGACCCGGTTGTTCCCCGCGACGAACGAGCCCTCGGCCTCCATGGCCCGCTCCACCGCGCCGGTGACGCGGCGCACGGCACCGAAATAGGGGCCGACCGACTCCTCGGGCAGGTCGGTCAGCGTCTCCACATGGCTGCGCGGCACCACCAGGGTGTGGCCGGGAAAGAGCGGACGCCGGTCGAGGAAGGCGACCACGGCACCGTCCTCGTGGACGCGGAAGGCGGGCAGTTCGCCGTCGACGATCCGGCAGAAGACGCACCCGCTGCCGTCGGCGGGGTCGGCGGACACGCGTCAGTCCATCGTGCGGGGGTCGGGGCCGACACGGGTGCCGGTCTCCAGCCGCTGGATCTCGCGCAGATCCTCCCCGTCCAGTTCGAAGTCGAAGACGTCGATGTTCTCCTTGATCCGCGAGGGGGTGACGGACTTCGGGATGACGACGTTGCCGAGCTGGATGTGCCAGCGCAGGACCACCTGGGCCGGCGTCTTGCCGTGCTTGGCGGCGGCCCGGCGGACGGCGGGGTCGTCCAGGACGCCGTTGCCGCGGCCCAGTGGGGACCATGCCTCGGTGGCGATCCGCTGCTCCGCGCCGAAGCGGCGCAGCTCCGGCTGCTGGAGCCGGGGGTGCAGCTCGATCTGGTTGACCGCGGGGGCGACTCCCGTCTCGTCCAGGAGCCGCTGGAGGTGGTCGGTCTCGAAGTTGGAGACGCCGACGGCGCGTGCCCGGCCGCTGTCGTGGATCTCGGCCAGCGCCCGCCAGGTCTGCACGTAGCGGTCCCGGGCGGGCGCGGGCCAGTGGATGAGGTACAGGTCGACGTAGTCGAGCCCCAGCCGCTCCAGCGAGTCGTCGAAGGCGCGCAGCGCGGTGTCATGGCCCTGGTCGGTGTTCCAGAGCTTGGTCGTGACGAACAGTTCCTCGCGGGGGATGCCGGACTCGCGGAGCGCCTTGCCGGTGCCGCCCTCGTTCCCGTAGAGGGCGGCGGTGTCCACGCTGCGGTATCCGGCCTCCAGCGCGGTGGAGACGGTGTCCGTCGCCTCGTCGTCCGGCACCTGGTACACGCCGAACCCGAGCTGCGGCATCTCCGTTCCGCTGTTCAGCAGGAGGGTGGGGACCGTGGGGACCTGGGTGCTGCTCACTGTGGACCTCGGCTTCCTCGGAGAGGGCTTCGCGGGCGGCGGTCGGGTGCCGCCCCGGATCGGGGTTTCCGCTCCGGCCCGCTCCATTCACGCATACCGCACCGGGCTCGCGGGGCTTCCCGCGCCCCGCGAGCCCGGTGCCGCGCCGTCCGGGTCCCGGTGTGCTCGGACCGCCCGGCGCCGGGCGCGGACCGCCCGGCGCCGAGTTCAGTCCCGGCGCGTCCCGGCGGTCGCCTCCTGCGTGCGGGGTGCGGGGACCGGCGCGGGGTCCGCGCCCTCGCGGGGCACGGGCAGCACCGCGTAGAGCACCGCGGCCAGCAGGGCGGTGGCGGCCCAGCCGAGCCCGTTCTCGCCGATCCAGGTGGAGACGAGGGGCCCGGTGAACCAGTCACATTTGGTGAAGCCCAGGCCCAGCAGCAACGCGACCCCCCAGGCCGTCATGGCCTGCCAGCAGTAGCCGCCGACATACCAGTAGCGGCTGCTGCGCGAGGTGTCGAGCAGCCCGGCGGGGTCGTAGCGGACGGTCCGGTTGCGGCGCCGCAGCATGTCGACCCCGTAGACGCCGACCCAGGCGGAGAAGGAGACGGCGAGCAGCGACAGGAAGGAGATGAACGAGCCGTAGAAGCTCTTGGCCACCAGCATCAGCAGCAGCCCGCCGGCCAGGCTGATACCCGCGTTGATGCTCACGGCCCAGGCGCGCGGCAGCTTCACGCCCATCGTCTGCGCGGTGAAGCCGGCCGAGTACATCGAGAGGCTGTTGATCAGCACCATCCCGATGAGCGCGATGATCAGGTACGGCACGGCCAGCCACATCGGCAGCGCCTCGCCGAGGAAGGAGACGGGGTCGTCGGTCTTGGCCAGTGCCGGGTCCTTGACCGACATCACGCCGCCCATCAGCACCATCGGAACCAGCACCAGCAGGGCGCCGGAGAGGGTGGTGCCGAAGATCTTCCGTCCTTCGGCGCTGTGCGGCAGGTACCGGGCGAAGTCGGGTCCCGTGGGGATCCAGCTGATCCCCCCGGCCGCGATGGTGCCGATCCCCGCGATGAACATGGCGGTGCCCCCGGCGGGCCGGGAGAAGACCGCTCCCCAGTCCATGGTGGTGACCAGGTAGCCCAGGACCAGCACCGTGAAGAGCCCGAAGAGGTAGGTCGACCAGGTGTTGCAGAGGTTGAGGACCTTGCGGCCCATACCGCTGACCACGAAGGTCACCCCGACGAACAGCAGCAGTGTGACGGCGATCAGCGGGGTGCTGCTGCGGACACCGAAGAGCAGGCGGAGCACCGTGAGGACAGCGTAGGCGCCGGTGACCGCGTTGATGGTCTCCCAGCCGAAACGGGCCACCCACAGGATCATGCCCGGGAAGTAGTTGCCCCGGACGCCGAAGGTGGCCCTGGAGAGCATGGCCCCCGGTGCGCCGCCCCACTTGCCGGAGACGGACAGCAGTCCGACCAGGCCGAAGGAGATGCCGCCCGCGATGGCGGCCGCGAGCAGGACCTGCCAGAAGTTGAGGCCGTTGAAGACCACCAGGCCGGCGCCCATGGTCAGCAGCAGGACACTGATGTTGGCGGCCACCCAGGTGGGGAAGAGTTCGCGGACCCGGCCGCTCCGCTCGTGGTCGGGGACGGGCTCGATGCCGCGGCTCTCGACGGTCTCGTCGAGCGCGCCGGTCGTCTCGGCGGCGGCCGGGGAAGCGGATGCTGAGGAGGGCGCCGAGGCGGCGCCGTCGGCGCCGGTGACGCCGGGGGAGACTGCCATGGGTGGGGCTCCGTGCGTGATTCTCTGGTGCGACGTGCGTCATTGCAGAGTCCTGACCAGGACTGGGAAGGGACTCTACGCGCGTTGCACGGGGCCCTCCATCGTACAGAGTGCCACGATCGACCCCTTTGACCTCGGGTGATCCTCCAACGGACCCGGGATCGCGGATCCGGCTCCGGCTCACCCGTCCGAGCGGCCCCGGCGCCGGAGCGGACGCACGGGGCAGAGTTCCGCGGCCCGTCCACGGCGGGGCCGGGCGCGGGCCGCCGCGCGGCCGGCGTCCGGGGCGCGGACCACCGCGCGGCGGCGGGATCCGCCACGCAAGGGGCCGGGCTTCGCTGCCGGGAGTGCGGGACATCACACACCCGGGTCGGACAGTCGTGCGGCGCCTCCGGGGACGGAGCCTCCGGAGGCGCCGACAACGGTCGCGGCGTCACAGCGTCACGGCACGGGCACCAGTACCACCGAGCACTTGGCGTGGTGCAGCACCGCGTGCACCACCGGGCCCACCTGGAGGCTGAGGCGCCGGGCCTGGCGCCGCACCCCCAGCACGACCACGTCCGCGCCCTCGCTCAGCTTGATCAGATGCTCGGCCGGCTGCCCCTGGTGCTGCTCGGCGCTCAGCGGCACCTGGGAGTACCGCTTCCGGAACGGCCGGAGAGTGTCCGCCACGAACTGCTCGGCACGCTTGGTCTCCGTGGAGGGCTCCTGCGGAGACAGCCGCAGGGCCACCCCGGGCAGCATCGGATAGATCCAGCAGTGCGCCACCCGCACCGCCGAACCGGACCGCTGTGCCGCCTGGAGACCGTACTCCACCGGCTGCGTCGCACTCTCCGACTTCACTCCCACGACCACGTCGCCGGGGGCCGAGCCGGGCTCGGGGAGAGCGCCGCGCACGACCATCAACGGCCCCGCGGCGTGCGCGGCCAGGCGCAGGCTGACGGAACCGAGCAGCAGCCCGCGGAAGCCGCCGTGCCCGCGGGTCCCCACGACGGTCAGCTCCGCGGTACGGCTGCGGCCCACCAGGGCGTCGGCCGCGGCTTCACTCACGCCGGTCGCCACGACCGTGAGCCCCGGTACGCGCTCGCGGGCCCGCTCTGCTGCGCTGTCGGCGACCTCGCGGGTCGCCTGGCGCATCCGCTCCCGGTCGGCCTCCGTCTCGGGGTAGGCACCGCGCCGCGCGGACACCCCTCCGCAGAGCACCTCCAGTTCGGCGCCCCGCCGTTCGGCCTCGTCGGCAGCCCGGTCCAGCGCGCGCAGCGAGTGCGGGGAACCGTCGACCCCGACCACGACACGGCCGACTCCGTCGGCGGGCGCGGATATTCCTGCGGGGCGCTCGTTGCTCTCCGACATGTCCGTCCTCTCCTCGCGTCCTCGCCTCGATGCGTGGGTACCCCGCCAGTGTGGTGCACACGGGACGGATGCGGTAGAAGCTTCGGCAACCGGTCGTACCCGCCTTCCGGCGCCCGCCCGGGCCTCCGCCCTGGCCTGCCTCGGAACCGGCTTGTGTGCGGCGGCAGTTGGGTCCGCGACCCGCGCTCCGGCGAGTCGGCACCGGCTTCCGGAACGCTCCCCTCCGCCGGCCCTCTTCGGCGTTCCGACTCCGCTCCTCTCCACCGCTCCGGCCCGCCGCCGGGCGGTTCCCGCCGGCACGGCTGCCGCCCGCGGCTCCACCCCTCCGCGGCGGACCGCAGCCACCTGCACCCAGCCACAACCAGGATACAAATTTAACTCAGTTACATTTTCCTGATACGGTCGCCCCATGAGCGAGAACGGCACCGGACTGCGCGCACGCAAGCGACAACGCACCTACCGGGCGATCTCCGACGCGGCCGTCTCCCTCTTCCTGGAGAAGGGCTTCGACACCGTCTCGGTGTCCGAGATCGCCGAGGCCGCCGAGGTCTCCAAACCGACCCTCTTCCGCCACTTCCCCACCAAGGAGGACATGGCGCTGCACCGCTTCGCCGACCACGAGGACGAAGCCGCACGCGTGGTGGCGGGGCGCCCGGCCCGGGAGTCGCCGCTCACCGCGCTGGAGAACCACTTCCTGGCAGGGCTCCGAGCCCGCGACCCGGTCACCGGACTGTGCGACGAGCCGGAGGTGCTCGCCTTCCACCGGCTGCTCTACGGCACACCCGAACTGGTCGCACGGCTGCACTCCTACACCGCGCGGTCCGAAGAAGCGCTGGCGGACGCGCTGGCGACAGGCGCAGACGATCCGGCCGACGGCGCCGCGGACGCGGGCGCCACACCCGGACTGACGGCGCGGCTGGCGGCCGGGCAGCTCGTGACGTCCCAGCGCGTGCTCGCGACCGCCAACTGGCGGCGCATCGCGGGCGGCGCGAGCGCGGACAGCGTCTCCGCGGTGGCCCAGGAGGACGCCCGCCGCGCCTTCGCACTGCTGCGCACCGGGCTGACGCCGTTCGCCTGACCCGGGCGGAGCGGCGGGCCACACCGGCGGCGGGTTCATACCGGCACAGGAAACGCGCCCGCACCGGCACCCGCCACCGCCGGCGGGCCCGCCCGCCGAAGCCGTAGCTACGGGCCGCCGCACCGCGTGGCACGCCGAGCACAACCCGAGCACCGGACACCGAGCAGCACGGACGACACCACGACCGAGCCCGATCGGGCAGCAGATCGGGCAGTGAGGAGCACCGCACCATGCCGGGGCAAGACACCACGGAGGAGAACCCGCTCCGGGCCGAACTGGCCGCCGAGCGCGCCTATACCGATCTGTGCCGCGCCGCGCTCGGCACCGCGGACGCCGCCGCCCGGGACCGGGTCCGAGAGGGCGCCGGAGTACTGACCGGGCAGCACTCCGGCGAGGCGGCCGCGGAGGGCGTGGCGGGTGACGGGGCGAGCGCGGAGGCGCTGGGCCGCCATCTGCGCAGCCGGGCCGCGGAACTGCGCAGGGAACCGGACGGGCCGCCGTTCTTCGGACGGCTCGACTTCCTCGACACGGGGAGCGGCGGCGAGGAGGCCGGCGAGCACCGCGGGCAGCGCTACTACATCGGCCGGCGGCGCGTCAGCGAACACCCTTCGGCACCCCCGCTGGTGCTGGACTGGCGCGCCCCGGTCTCCCGGGCCTTCTACCAGGCGACCGCCGCGCACCCGCGGGGAGTGGGCTCCCGGCGCCGGTTCGGCTGGGCGCCGGAGGGCACCGGCACCGCAGCGGATCTGACCGGGCTGGAGGACGAACGGCTCACGGACCCGCTGCCAGAGGGCGCCGGCGAGGAGCCCCGGCCCCCGGACGCGGTGGCCGGACCCGCCCTCGCCTCCCGGATCGTCGCCGGAGAGATCGAACGTCCGCGGGTCGGGCCGATGCGCGACATCGTCGCCACCATCCAGCCCGAGCAGGACGACCTGGTGCGCTCGGGCCCCGACAGTTCGATGTGCGTCCAGGGTGCGCCGGGCACGGGGAAGACCGCGGTCGGGCTGCACCGTGCCGCGTATCTGCTCTACACCCATCCCCGGCGGATCGAGCGCGGCGGCATGCTCGTCGTCGGCCCCAACCCGGCTTTCCTGGCCTACATCTCGGCCGTGCTGCCCGCGCTCGGCGAGGGCGGGGTACGCCAGTGCACCGTGCGGGACCTGCTGCCGGGGCTCCCGGTGCGGGCCGAGGACCCCCCGCGGGTGGTGGAGTTGAAGCACAGCGCCCGGATGGCCGAGGTGCTGCGACGGGCCCTCCTCGGGCGGGTACGACTGCCGGACAGCCCGCTGGCGGTACCGGACGGCTCCTACCGCTGGCGGCTGGACGAGTCCGAACTGCGTGCGCTCGTCGAGGAGACACTGGCACAGCAGCCGCCCTATGAGGTGGGGAGGGAGCGGGTGCGGGCCCGTACGGCGGCGCTGCTGCGGGAGCAGGCCGAGCGCCGTGCCGGGCCGCCCGGCGGCGCCTGGCTGCGGCGGATGGGCCGGACCAGGGCGCTCACCGGGTTCCTCGACGCGGTGTGGCCCCGGACCAAGCCGGAGGAGGTCGTCGCCGGGTTGCTGGGCGACGCGGAAGCGCTGGCCCGGGCCGCCGACGGGCTGCTGGGCGCGGAGGAGCAGCGGGTGCTGCTGTGGCAGGGGCGCCGCCCGCGGTCGCCGCGCACGGCCCACTGGTCGGAGGCGGATCTGCTGCTGCTGGACGAGGCGGCGGGACTGATCGCACATCCCGAGGAGAGTTTCCGGCACGTGGTGGTGGACGAGGCACAGGACCTCTCCCCCATGCAGTGCCGCGTCCTGGCACGCCGGAGCCGTTTCGGTTCCCTGACCGTACTGGGCGACCTGGCGCAGGGAACGACGCCCTGGGCGGCGCGCGACTGGCCGGGGCAGTTGGCGCATCTGGGCGCGCCCGGAGCGGCTGTCACTGCGCTGACCACCGGCTTCCGGGTGCCGTCCGAACTGCTCAGGCCGGCCAACCGGCTGCTGGAAGCGCTGGAGGTGTCGGTACCGCCCGCCCGTTCGCTGCGCACCGGGGGCGAACTGCGTACGGTCCGGGTGGCGACGGCTGCCGAGCTGGTCCGAGCCGTGCCGGAGCGGGTCGCCGCGGCTCTGGCGCGCGAGGGCTCGGTCGGGGTGATCACGTCCGGGGCGCGGGCCGCATCTGTGCGCGCGGCGCTGGAGGCGGCGGGGATCACGACCGGCGCACCGGGAGGAGAGCCACGGCGGGTCGCGGTGGTGGAGGCGGAACTCGCCAAGGGCCTGGAGTACGACCATGTGGTGCTGGTGGAACCGGCCGAACTGGCGGGCCGCGGCCTGCTGGGGCTACGGCACCTCTACGTCGCGCTGACCCGCGCGGTGTCCCGGCTGGAGATCGTGCACGCCGCCGGACTACCGGAAGCTCTGCGGGACTGATCGGGCGGGGGCGGCCAGGTCGCGGAGCCAGTCCGGCTGATCGGCGATCTCCAGCAGGAGGAGCAGCCGGGTGAGCGGATGGTCGCAGCCTGGACCGTCGCCCGCCGGGCCGTCAGGGGTGGTGGATTCAGCGCCTGGTGTGGTCACGGAGGCTCCTGTGGACGGACGGAAGATCATGAACTCCATTGTCCGGTGGCGGAGTTGAGCCCATGGAGAACACGGGCTCGGGTATGACGGGCATTGTCGAGGATCCGCACTTACTTCTGCAAGTACATCTGCAATTACATCTGTAAGCACGCCCAGTTGTGAGACGCTTCCGGACGTCGCAACCGCCACGGGGGACGCAAGTGACGTAGGGAGAGTCGTACATGCAGATCGAGAACGGCATCGAGGCCACGAAGATCGAGGGTGCCGCCTGGCGCAAGAGCCGCCGCAGCAACCCGAACGGCAACTGCGTGGAGGTGGCAGCGCTTCCCGGACAGGGAGTCGCCGTCCGCAACTCCCGGTTCCCCTCCGGACCCGCCCTGGTCTACACCCCCGCCGAGATCGCGGCATTCGTCCAGGGCGCCAAGGACGGCGACTTCGACGACCTGCTGGACGCCTAGGTCCTTCCGCCCGGACCGGGGATCGGGACCGGGCGCGTGCGCACCGGGCCCGGCGGGGTCGGCATCCTCCGCATCCGCGGACCCCGCCCCGGACCGGGCCCGCGACGACCGACCGCCGAGCCGCCGCCCACGACTGACCGCCGATCACAACCGAACAGCACCACGGACACCGCCGCCACACGACACGGACGTGTGGCGGCGGTTCGCCTCCGATGACGCCGCCACACCGGAACGCCGGCACCCGGCCCGCCGGCTGCGGCACACGGAGTGCCTCCGCCCGCCCGCAGCGGGTCCCCGCCACCGGGCCGTCAAATCCGGCCGTACAACCTGTATGGCTGTACGCTCAGTCGGAGGAATGGGACACTGAGCATCCGAGCAGTCACTCAGGGAAGCTAGGCGGGCGCGATGGAGGCACAGCCGCGACGCGAGACGTCGCCCGGACGCATCCTGGACCACCCCAGGGGCGGACCGACGATCCTGCGTATCGTCCTGGGCACCCAACTGCGGCGGCTGCGCGAGGAGCAGGGCATCTCCCGGGAGGCCGCGGGGGAGGCGATCCGCGGTTCGCACGCCAAGATCAGCCGCCTGGAGCTGGGGCGGGTCGGCTGCAAGGAGCGGGACGTCGCCGACCTGCTCACGCTGTACGAGGTGTGGGACCAGCAGCAGCGCGAGGAGTATCTGGAGCTGGCCCGGCAGGCCGGCTCACCGGGCTGGTGGCAGAAGTACAGCGACGTGATGTCTCCGTGGTTCGACCGGCTGCTCGGCCTGGAGGAGGCCGCGTCCGTCATCCGCGCCTACGAGGTGCAGTTCGTACCCGGACTCCTGCAGACCCGCGACTACGCCCGCGAGGTCATCCGGCTCGGCCACCCCCGCGACGACAGCCGGCGCAGCGAGCGCCGTATCGAGCTGCGCATGGAACGCCAGTCGATCCTCGACCAGCCGCACTCCCCTCGGCTGTGGGCCGTGATGGACGAGGCCGCGCTGCGCCGCCCGCTGGGGACCCGCGAGGTGATGCGCGCCCAGCTCGAGCACCTCATCGACGTCGCCCAGCGGCCCAACGTCACGCTGCAGATCGCCCCGTTCAGCATGGGCGGACTCGCCGCCGCGGGCGGCCCGGTCACGATCCTGCGCTTCCTGGAGCCCGATCTCCCGGACATCGTCTACCTCGAACAGCTCACCTCGTCGCTCTACCTGGAGAAGCGGGACGAGGTGGAGGGCTACCTGGTGGTCATGGACCGACTGTGCGCGATGGCCGAACCCCCGAACCGAACCGTGGCGTTCCTGGAGAAGCTGCTGAGCGAGTACTGACCGGGCTCCGCACCGCCGCTCCGTACCGGGACATCCCTCGAAGTGCGGCACGCTGCCCCTCGCGCGTCGCGTGACGCGGCGGGCGGGCCCGACCGCCGCGACCAGTTTCGCGACCCCGCCCCCACCGCCTGACCCCGCACGACGCGGCGGCCAGGTGCTTGGCGATCGCGGCACTCCGCGGGCGCGCCCTCGGCTGACTCGGAGGTGGGGAGCCACTCCAGCCGCTTCACGCCCGGACCGCCGAGCCCGCCGCCTCGGCCACTCGCCGACGCCCGGGCCGTGGCCCTGGGCGACCGACGGGGGCAGGCAGGCCGCCAGCGTCCAGAAGCGAGCGTGGACGGCGATCCCGGCGCCCTGGGCGCTCCCGGAACTGCCCCGCCCGACCCGCGAGGGATGATTTCGCGCCGTATGCGGCAGGCGGCGTCGCGCGGACGCTGCCCGGCCACATGATCCCCGCC
It encodes the following:
- a CDS encoding helix-turn-helix transcriptional regulator — its product is MEAQPRRETSPGRILDHPRGGPTILRIVLGTQLRRLREEQGISREAAGEAIRGSHAKISRLELGRVGCKERDVADLLTLYEVWDQQQREEYLELARQAGSPGWWQKYSDVMSPWFDRLLGLEEAASVIRAYEVQFVPGLLQTRDYAREVIRLGHPRDDSRRSERRIELRMERQSILDQPHSPRLWAVMDEAALRRPLGTREVMRAQLEHLIDVAQRPNVTLQIAPFSMGGLAAAGGPVTILRFLEPDLPDIVYLEQLTSSLYLEKRDEVEGYLVVMDRLCAMAEPPNRTVAFLEKLLSEY
- a CDS encoding DUF397 domain-containing protein, whose protein sequence is MQIENGIEATKIEGAAWRKSRRSNPNGNCVEVAALPGQGVAVRNSRFPSGPALVYTPAEIAAFVQGAKDGDFDDLLDA
- a CDS encoding ATP-dependent DNA ligase, whose amino-acid sequence is MWLSDIARTSARITRAAGRNEKVTLLAELFGRTEPSEAPLVVTYLAGRLPQRRTGIGWRTLREPPPPAAEASLTITAAHTAFDRIAQVSGKGAQAERKRLLDGLLAAATEEEQQFLVRLVGGELRQGALDAFAVEGLAAAAGADPGAVRRAVMLGGSLGAVARALLTEGPEALTRFTLEVGRPVLPMLAQSAKDVEEALGRLGPCAVEEKLDGIRVQVHKDGGVVRVYTRTLEEITDRLPEAAEAARRIDAAQAVLDGEVIALRPDGWPHPFQDVSGRVASRLDVPGASSELPLHPVFFDVLLLDGRDLLDQPAIQRHAALARVLPEELRVRRLPVPDPASPQSRAAARGFAEEVLARGHEGVVVKALDAGYSAGRRGASWLKVKPVHTLDLVVLGAEWGHGRRTGLLSNLHLGARRPDGGFAMLGKTFKGLTDTLLAWQTGRLRELAVREESWGVLVAPELVVEIAFDGVQRSTRYPEGVTLRFARVVGYREDKRPEEADTVGAVTALLR
- a CDS encoding aldo/keto reductase, yielding MPQLGFGVYQVPDDEATDTVSTALEAGYRSVDTAALYGNEGGTGKALRESGIPREELFVTTKLWNTDQGHDTALRAFDDSLERLGLDYVDLYLIHWPAPARDRYVQTWRALAEIHDSGRARAVGVSNFETDHLQRLLDETGVAPAVNQIELHPRLQQPELRRFGAEQRIATEAWSPLGRGNGVLDDPAVRRAAAKHGKTPAQVVLRWHIQLGNVVIPKSVTPSRIKENIDVFDFELDGEDLREIQRLETGTRVGPDPRTMD
- a CDS encoding cytosine permease, which encodes MAVSPGVTGADGAASAPSSASASPAAAETTGALDETVESRGIEPVPDHERSGRVRELFPTWVAANISVLLLTMGAGLVVFNGLNFWQVLLAAAIAGGISFGLVGLLSVSGKWGGAPGAMLSRATFGVRGNYFPGMILWVARFGWETINAVTGAYAVLTVLRLLFGVRSSTPLIAVTLLLFVGVTFVVSGMGRKVLNLCNTWSTYLFGLFTVLVLGYLVTTMDWGAVFSRPAGGTAMFIAGIGTIAAGGISWIPTGPDFARYLPHSAEGRKIFGTTLSGALLVLVPMVLMGGVMSVKDPALAKTDDPVSFLGEALPMWLAVPYLIIALIGMVLINSLSMYSAGFTAQTMGVKLPRAWAVSINAGISLAGGLLLMLVAKSFYGSFISFLSLLAVSFSAWVGVYGVDMLRRRNRTVRYDPAGLLDTSRSSRYWYVGGYCWQAMTAWGVALLLGLGFTKCDWFTGPLVSTWIGENGLGWAATALLAAVLYAVLPVPREGADPAPVPAPRTQEATAGTRRD
- a CDS encoding universal stress protein, translated to MSESNERPAGISAPADGVGRVVVGVDGSPHSLRALDRAADEAERRGAELEVLCGGVSARRGAYPETEADRERMRQATREVADSAAERARERVPGLTVVATGVSEAAADALVGRSRTAELTVVGTRGHGGFRGLLLGSVSLRLAAHAAGPLMVVRGALPEPGSAPGDVVVGVKSESATQPVEYGLQAAQRSGSAVRVAHCWIYPMLPGVALRLSPQEPSTETKRAEQFVADTLRPFRKRYSQVPLSAEQHQGQPAEHLIKLSEGADVVVLGVRRQARRLSLQVGPVVHAVLHHAKCSVVLVPVP
- a CDS encoding ATP-binding domain-containing protein, whose product is MPGQDTTEENPLRAELAAERAYTDLCRAALGTADAAARDRVREGAGVLTGQHSGEAAAEGVAGDGASAEALGRHLRSRAAELRREPDGPPFFGRLDFLDTGSGGEEAGEHRGQRYYIGRRRVSEHPSAPPLVLDWRAPVSRAFYQATAAHPRGVGSRRRFGWAPEGTGTAADLTGLEDERLTDPLPEGAGEEPRPPDAVAGPALASRIVAGEIERPRVGPMRDIVATIQPEQDDLVRSGPDSSMCVQGAPGTGKTAVGLHRAAYLLYTHPRRIERGGMLVVGPNPAFLAYISAVLPALGEGGVRQCTVRDLLPGLPVRAEDPPRVVELKHSARMAEVLRRALLGRVRLPDSPLAVPDGSYRWRLDESELRALVEETLAQQPPYEVGRERVRARTAALLREQAERRAGPPGGAWLRRMGRTRALTGFLDAVWPRTKPEEVVAGLLGDAEALARAADGLLGAEEQRVLLWQGRRPRSPRTAHWSEADLLLLDEAAGLIAHPEESFRHVVVDEAQDLSPMQCRVLARRSRFGSLTVLGDLAQGTTPWAARDWPGQLAHLGAPGAAVTALTTGFRVPSELLRPANRLLEALEVSVPPARSLRTGGELRTVRVATAAELVRAVPERVAAALAREGSVGVITSGARAASVRAALEAAGITTGAPGGEPRRVAVVEAELAKGLEYDHVVLVEPAELAGRGLLGLRHLYVALTRAVSRLEIVHAAGLPEALRD
- a CDS encoding TetR/AcrR family transcriptional regulator — protein: MSENGTGLRARKRQRTYRAISDAAVSLFLEKGFDTVSVSEIAEAAEVSKPTLFRHFPTKEDMALHRFADHEDEAARVVAGRPARESPLTALENHFLAGLRARDPVTGLCDEPEVLAFHRLLYGTPELVARLHSYTARSEEALADALATGADDPADGAADAGATPGLTARLAAGQLVTSQRVLATANWRRIAGGASADSVSAVAQEDARRAFALLRTGLTPFA
- a CDS encoding HIT domain-containing protein → MSADPADGSGCVFCRIVDGELPAFRVHEDGAVVAFLDRRPLFPGHTLVVPRSHVETLTDLPEESVGPYFGAVRRVTGAVERAMEAEGSFVAGNNRVSQSVPHLHMHVVPRRRKDGLRGFFWPRGSYPDESEARRVAARVRAEL